Genomic DNA from Gimesia aquarii:
AACTCCGAGCATTACCATCCTCTTGATGCGGGGATCAACGGTCGTCTGTTGAGCAATCCAGGATCGAACCACCAGCCCTCCCATACTATGTACAACCAGTTCAATTTCTTCGATTCCTTCTAGCGAATTGATTACCTTTTCTAAGTATTTTGCATTCTCTGGTATTGTGCGTTGTGTACTCGGATAATCGAAGGGAACCACCAGTCTGCCTGTTTTTTGGCAGGCGCGCTTCATTTTTTCAAACGATTTCGAAGAACGAATGATACCATGGATTAGAATCACCGCTTTTCCCTGCATCGGTTTTAGCTGTTGGGCCTGTTTAATTTCTTCTAACTGCTTTTGACATTCCTCCAGCGTTCCACTTTCATAACGCTGATCTGCAGAGTTCAAAAGTCGATAGTGTTTGGTGAGCACATTTTGCTGTATTTTCCAGCCTTGAAAAAACTGCACATCACCCCAAAACTGACGACCACCCATGGTATTAATAGGAAGCACTTTCTTTTGTATCTCCTCTATTTTTTTCTGCACAGATGAATTTCCAGGTTCTTGTGCGCAAATGACTGCCGGAGTAGCTACCACTAGAACCCATCCTGCACAGACAGTAATAAATTGTCTCATTTTGCCTGATCCACTTGATGGAGTACAGCTTATTGACAAGTAAACTTCTAGTAAGCATTGTATCGATTTGTCGAATATATAGAATGCCTTTTAATCAAGTCCTCAACTTTTTTATAATTGCCCTCTGATCACAAAAGCACACTGAGTATTGAATAAAACGCTAATATCGGTCAATAAGTGAGATTTCCTTAGGAAGGATAGTTTTTCGAATGAACCAGCAACCTAATTTTGAAGATAACCCCCTTCTCGTTTCAGACGGCTTTCCCCGCTTTGATCGTATTGAACCATTTCATATTCAACCAGCAATCCAATCTCTTCTAGAACAATCAAAAGCCGATCTAAAAAAGATTGAAGCACAAGCAGAACCAAGCTGGGAAGGCTTGATGCAACCTCTGGAAGAATTAAACCATCCATGGGAACGTTCATGGGGACCAGTAGGGCATTTACTGGGAGTCAAAAATACTCCTGAATTACGTGAAGCTTACGAAAGTGTACTGCCCGAAATCGTTGCCTTCTCATTAAGTGTGAAACAGAGTAAACCAATTTATGAAGCGATGAAATCGCTGCGAACCAGCAGCACCTGGAATGAACTCAACAATGCCCAGCAGAGGATCATTGACAAAAGCCTTCTGTCGGCTGAATTAGCGGGTATTGGCCTCGCAGGAGACCAACTCGTACGTTTTAACGAAATTGCAACGGAATTATCACGCCTGGCAACTCAATTTTCTAATAACGTTTTGGACGCCACAAAAGCGTTTTCCCTGATTATTACCAATGCTAAGGATACTGAAGGTTTCCCAGACAGTCTCAAACAATTAACGGCACAATCCTATAATAGCTGGGATCAAAAAGAGGCGGAAACAGAAGCAACACCGGAAGCGGGTCCCTGGAGAATCAGTCTGGATTTTCCCTGCTTCGGACCTTTCATGCAACATTGTCGGAATCGAGCTTTACGCGAAAACGTTTACCGAGCGTATATCACTCGTGCTTCAGAAGGAGAACTGGATAATACTCCGTTGATCCCTCAGATCCTGAAACTGCGTCAAGAAAAAGCTAAGCTCTTGGGGTATGCAAATTTTGCGGAAGTCAGTTTGGCAGAAAAAATGGCTCCCAGTATCGAAGCTGTCTTAGAAATGGAAGAGCGACTCAGAACGGCCTCATATGAAGCGGGTCAACAGGACTTGAAAGACTTGCAAACCTTTGCAGCCGAACAGGGAGAGACCGAGCCCATCATACAATGGGATTTCGCCTTCTGGTCCGAGCGACTGCGTGAAAAACGATTTAACTACACAGATGAAGAATTACGACCTTATTTTTCTCTGGAAAAGGTACTGGATGGTCTGTTCCAACTGGTCAATCGAATTTTTGGAATCACAGTCTCACCTGTGACGGAAGGGGTTCCTGTCTGGAATGAAGATGTCCGCTATTTTAGCATCGCCAATGAAGAGGGAGAAACCGTTGCCGGATTCTATCTCGATCCCTATGCCCGGCCTGAGGATAAAAGGGGAGGTGCCTGGATGGACGATTGTCTGGGCCGCAAAATCGTATCAGGAAATGTACAAATTCCAGTCGCGCATCTCGTCTGCAACTCGACGCCTCCCGTTGGAACCAGTCCTTCATTGATGACGTTCCGCGAAGTTGAGACATTGTTCCATGAGTTTGGCCATGGATTACAACATATGTTAACCACAATCAACGAAGCAGACGCTGCCGGCATCAATGGCGTGGAATGGGATGCGGTCGAACTCGCCAGCCAGTTTATGGAAAACTGGTGCTATCACAAGCCGACTTTACTGGGTATGGCCAAACACTATCAAACCGGTGAAACATTACCGGATGATCTATTTGAAAAAATCGTAGCTGCACGAAATTACCAAGCAGGAACACAAATGCTGCGGCAAATTCAATTTGGTGTTGTCGACTTAAAGCTCCACAGTGAATTTGATCCTGATGGTCCTCAATCGATATTTGATGTGCAGCGTGAAGTCAGTCAAACCACATCCGTGTTACCAATGCTTCCAGAAGATCGATTTCTGTGCTCCTTCCAACACATCTTTGCTGGAGGGTATTCTGCCGGTTACTTCAGTTACAAATGGGCTGAAGTTCTCAGCGCCGACGCCTTTAGTGCCTTTGAAGAAGCAGGACTCGATGATGAACGGACTGTAGCCGAAACGGGCAGACGCTTTCGAGATACGATTCTGGCCCAGGGAGGCAGCCGCCATCCTATGGAACTCTTCAAAGAATTTCGTGGACGCGAGCCCAGTCCCGAACCGCTCTTGCGCCATACAGGCCTGATTTAAACTTGAGCTAAGCCCACTTTGATAAATAAAGTCTGCGTATCTCATACATACTCGTTGTAAGATTCCAACAGTCGTATATGGCAAATCATCGGTCTCTCCCATTCGAAAACTGCTGGTTCCAGGCTGAACGCTAAAATGCTTGCAGGAAATAACTTCGACTGATATGATCCGGCCAGTTTAGCAGAACTATTTATCTGCATTTAAGACTTACACAAGGATGGCATTTCGATGACAAATCATCTTGAGCAGGCAATCAAAGATAAGACGGCAATCATCGGTATCATTGGTTTGGGATACGTTGGGCTTCCTCTAATCGATGCTTTTGTGAATACCGGTTTTAAAACGATGGGTTTTGACGTTGATCAGAAGAAAGTCGATCAACTGCAAGCCGGTCAAAGTTACATTCAGCACATTCCTTCAAACACAGTAACCAGTTGGTTAGAGAAAAAGCAGTTTGAAGCCACTACTGATTTATCGCGAATGAAAGAAGCGGACGCGCTCCTGATCTGTGTACCCACTCCTCTTACTTCCAGCCGCGACCCCGATCTGACTTATGTAGAGAAGACAACAGAAGCGATTGCTGAGACGTTACGCCCCGGTCAACTAGTCGTGCTGGAAAGTACAACTTACCCCACCACCACCCGAGATGTGATGCTCCCGATTCTGAATTCAAAATCATTGACCGTCGGAGAAGATTATTATCTTGCCTATAGTCCGGAGCGAGAAGATCCCGGCAACCCGGATTTTTCAGCTGCGGGGATTCCTAAAGTTGTTGGTGGTATGGATGAAAATAGCCTGCGAATCGCAGTCGCCCTATATGAACATGCAGTTGTAAATGTGATTTCTGTTACTTCACCAGAAGTCGCTGAAGCTTGTAAAATTCTGGAGAATACTTACCGGGCAGTGAATATCGCCATGGTCAATGAACTCAAAACATTGTTCGACCGCATGGGGATTGATGTTTGGGAAGTGATTGACGCAGCAAAAACCAAACCGTTCGGATTTCAAGCCTTTTACCCTGGTCCTGGATTGGGTGGTCATTGTATCCCGATTGACCCCTTCTATCTGAGCTGGCTAGCCCGCAAAGAAGGTCTTACCACACGCTTCATCGAATTGGCAGGTGAAGTCAATACAAGAATGCCACGGTACGTCATTGATCGGCTGGCAGAGTTTCTCAACCAGCAAGCGAAACCACTCAAGGGAAGTAAAATCTGTATGTTGGGTGTCGCCTATAAGAAAGATGTAGACGATCCGCGTGAAAGCCCTTCTTTTCATCTGATGGACTTACTTCTCGAACGGGGTGTGGACTTCACATATAATGACCCGCATATCCCGAAGCTCCCCAAAATGCGGCATCATAATGTACCCGCGATGGAGAGTCAGGAATTGACCAAAGAATATTTGGGACATCAGGATTGCGTGCTGATCGCAACAGATCATAGTGCCTACGACTACAACTTTATCGTCGAACACTCGAACATGGTCCTTGATACGCGTAACGCAACGAAGGATGTAAAACAAGGTCGGGAAAAAATCTTCAAAGCTTAAGTAGAGTAACCACCAAAATAGCTCGATTCAAAATGAATCGGGCTGTTTTCGTTTCTATTCTGTTAATTGAATCACTCCACAATCGCCTCAAATGTCAATAACTGTTGCTGAAACTGCTCGTCTGTGAGTACAGGTGTCAGATTGCTGGTAGGAAATTCTTGTGTCAACTCAACCCAGGTTCGGCAGCCGCCATATTGTGTTTCGTTTTCCAGTTGAAATGGTTGCGGTAGTTGGTATGCTCGAATTAGTAAAACAAATAACCCGGGAGTTTTATATTCAAATCGGTTGAGGATTGTCTCTTGATTCAAGACTTGAAGGGAATCCAACTGGTGAAGTGTTGAGGCTGCTTTGAGCTCCAGAACTTTTTCTACAACAGCATACAATGCCAACATAATTTTTCCTGAGGCAGGTTCAATGGCAATGGGTGCTTTGAGTAAATCACAATACGCCGGTTGCAATAATTCCGATCCTTGATGAAAGCGCGTTGGAAAAAGCCAGAATTCCCGATGAGCTACCTGGAACCCCTGTCGCCCTTCATGAATTCCCCCTTTTCGAACAATGACGGACTGAATGCCTTGCCCTAATGCAGCACAGATGCCCCCCCACTCCTTAAATGCCATTCGATTTTGTATCAGCATATTTTTACCAAGCGAAATACGATCATAGGATAAAGTAACTTAGTTCACTTTTTCTTCGAATTTGGATTTCTCATCCAATACAAATAACCGTCTTCAGCTCCGACAATCAAATCACGGACACCATCTCGATCCCAATCAACAGTGCAGGGACTACTGGTATGACCGGCCAGTTTTCGTGTGCTGAGAGGCCCATGGTTTTTTAAGATAACCTTGCCATCAACGGTTTTCTCATTGCGATAAAAATCAGCATTCATACTATTCACGAGCAAATCCAGCCGACCATCTCCGTCCCAGTCGACGACATGGAGTTTATAACGACCACTACCACCTGCTCGTTTCGAATTTAATTGAATTGGTTTAAGAGACTCATCGACGAAAATTCTTTGGCCCGGCAATAGTTTTAATTTTCCCCCATCATGAACACGTTTAAAAAACGCAATATATCCTTCATGATCCAGCATCACTAAGTCGGTTAATCCATCTTGGTCATAGTCAATTGCGACAGGCGTCGTTCTCCACTGTGTCACCAATTGCTTGCCACGCGGGTTCCACCAGTTCCATGCTGGTTTAGGAGTGGCACCTTCCCATTCCACATTCACAGTTTGTGCTGAGGCCAACTTTGGTTCTTTTCGAGTACCAATGTTCTGATACCAGAGAATTTCCCCCCAAATCGAATTGACCAATAAATCAGGTAGGCCATCTTGATTCCAGTCCGCAACCGTTTGAGTAGTGTATCCCCATTTCGCTTCGCAGGGACCTTGAATCGAACCATTGGGCCCTGCCTGAATACGAATCGGTCGTCCTCCGGCCTGTAAATAACTCGGTTCAGAAAGTTTGGGAGAACTAGTATTGCCATCCAGATTCTCAATGAACCCAATGTAACCGGCGGTGTTACCACAAATCAGATCTTCATCTCCGTCTCCGTCCCAGTCAAAAGCATAAGGTGTTGCCAGTGCACCAAACTTAACACCAGCTGCTTTTTGTCGGAAATAGCGTGGAGGTAGAAATTGAGGAAGCCCTCCCAGCAGTTCTCCAGTATTCTCCATAAAAGCAACACGTCCATCTTCATCACCAATCACCAGATCCGTGTCTCCATCTTTGTCCCAGTCAATGGCAGAAGGGACAATCATCTGAAGATCCATCTGTAGCGGCTGACCATTGCTGGTTAAACGGCGACCAGCCACATAGCGGGGTTCTGATCGTGTTCCTGTGTTCTCGAAATAGGTCAACTGATCAAGAAATTCGCCACAGATCAAATCGAGATCCCCATCATGATCGAAGTCAGCAAAATTAGGAGAGGGCCAACCAAATACTTCGAGGGGACGATCTCCAATTTTGATTTTTGCTGGTTTCTCATACTTCGGTTTTTTATCACTACCCGAATTTTTCAATACATATACAAAGCCACGGAGCGGGCCATTAGTCCATTGGCCTAGTTCGTTATAGGCATCATCCCATCCATAGTCACTCCAGTCTCCTACTCCTACAATAAGATCGTGGTCTTTGTCTCCATCATAATCAACGTAGAACCATTGGTTGCCCCGAACTTTACTTCCATGAACGTTTCTATCGACGGGTAATGCGGTCAGCTTATCGAAACCCTTCTTTTTAAAATCGATGGCTTCACGCCCTGAAACCAGGACTCTAGGTTTTCCGTCTACATAAGAAAGACAAGTATTATGATACCCTTTCCCCAACCGCACACCGGGTTCGAACACAGGCAGTTTTTCTGCTTTATCTGATCGATTTTCGAAAAAGTAAGTTCCATTAGATGGTTTATCCGGACAGGAAACCAAAAGATCCATGTCGCCATCACCATCATAGTCCATGGGAAGAGGCCAGGCCCACAGGCCGACTCCTAAATCTACTTCAAGCTGTGGATTGTTGTAGGTCAACTGCTCTAACTCTTCTGCATATAACGAAAATGTCCATGAAAGTAGCAAGACCATAAAACAGAAATGAGAAACGGTTCGAAATCTAAAAAAAGCGGGCATTATTGAAATTCCTAAAACGGAATGAGTAGTATCGTTACAAAACAGCAGACGTGCTATAATCTCTCAATTATTTATAGCTACTTCTATTTAACTCGAATGCTCTGGAAGATTCCAGTCGTTAAATTAGTACAGAATCAATAAGTTGAAATATAATGAATTGGTTGCTTCTTTGTCGTTTATTAGGCCTTGTGGGGATGCTTGTTGGTGTCTCTATGGTATTCAGTCTCCCCTGGGCATTTCCTGCTTTTGGTGAAACCAGTGAATTTGAATCAGCCGGTTTTTGGGGAATTTGCGGTGCGATTGGCTGTAGCCTGGCATCAGGTGTAATCCTCTACACTCTCGGCCGCAACGAGCATGGCACAATTTTGCGAAAAGAAGCGTTAGCCGTTGTCGGTCTGAGCTGGATTTATGCCGGAGTTCTTGGTTGCCTGCCTTTCCTGTTTTCAGGAACGATGGTGGATGCTGATCTACCGATGACCATCCCAGATGCGTTATTTGAGTCTATCTCTGGATTCACGACAACGGGGGCTTCCGTGTTGAGAGAATTGGAAGACCCGGCCCTGGTTCCCCGTTCGGTGCTGTTTTGGCGAAGCTTCACCCACTGCCTGGGAGGCATGGGAATCATTGTCTTGTTCGTTGC
This window encodes:
- a CDS encoding DUF1802 family protein, with the protein product MLIQNRMAFKEWGGICAALGQGIQSVIVRKGGIHEGRQGFQVAHREFWLFPTRFHQGSELLQPAYCDLLKAPIAIEPASGKIMLALYAVVEKVLELKAASTLHQLDSLQVLNQETILNRFEYKTPGLFVLLIRAYQLPQPFQLENETQYGGCRTWVELTQEFPTSNLTPVLTDEQFQQQLLTFEAIVE
- a CDS encoding FG-GAP repeat domain-containing protein is translated as MPAFFRFRTVSHFCFMVLLLSWTFSLYAEELEQLTYNNPQLEVDLGVGLWAWPLPMDYDGDGDMDLLVSCPDKPSNGTYFFENRSDKAEKLPVFEPGVRLGKGYHNTCLSYVDGKPRVLVSGREAIDFKKKGFDKLTALPVDRNVHGSKVRGNQWFYVDYDGDKDHDLIVGVGDWSDYGWDDAYNELGQWTNGPLRGFVYVLKNSGSDKKPKYEKPAKIKIGDRPLEVFGWPSPNFADFDHDGDLDLICGEFLDQLTYFENTGTRSEPRYVAGRRLTSNGQPLQMDLQMIVPSAIDWDKDGDTDLVIGDEDGRVAFMENTGELLGGLPQFLPPRYFRQKAAGVKFGALATPYAFDWDGDGDEDLICGNTAGYIGFIENLDGNTSSPKLSEPSYLQAGGRPIRIQAGPNGSIQGPCEAKWGYTTQTVADWNQDGLPDLLVNSIWGEILWYQNIGTRKEPKLASAQTVNVEWEGATPKPAWNWWNPRGKQLVTQWRTTPVAIDYDQDGLTDLVMLDHEGYIAFFKRVHDGGKLKLLPGQRIFVDESLKPIQLNSKRAGGSGRYKLHVVDWDGDGRLDLLVNSMNADFYRNEKTVDGKVILKNHGPLSTRKLAGHTSSPCTVDWDRDGVRDLIVGAEDGYLYWMRNPNSKKK
- a CDS encoding M3 family metallopeptidase translates to MNQQPNFEDNPLLVSDGFPRFDRIEPFHIQPAIQSLLEQSKADLKKIEAQAEPSWEGLMQPLEELNHPWERSWGPVGHLLGVKNTPELREAYESVLPEIVAFSLSVKQSKPIYEAMKSLRTSSTWNELNNAQQRIIDKSLLSAELAGIGLAGDQLVRFNEIATELSRLATQFSNNVLDATKAFSLIITNAKDTEGFPDSLKQLTAQSYNSWDQKEAETEATPEAGPWRISLDFPCFGPFMQHCRNRALRENVYRAYITRASEGELDNTPLIPQILKLRQEKAKLLGYANFAEVSLAEKMAPSIEAVLEMEERLRTASYEAGQQDLKDLQTFAAEQGETEPIIQWDFAFWSERLREKRFNYTDEELRPYFSLEKVLDGLFQLVNRIFGITVSPVTEGVPVWNEDVRYFSIANEEGETVAGFYLDPYARPEDKRGGAWMDDCLGRKIVSGNVQIPVAHLVCNSTPPVGTSPSLMTFREVETLFHEFGHGLQHMLTTINEADAAGINGVEWDAVELASQFMENWCYHKPTLLGMAKHYQTGETLPDDLFEKIVAARNYQAGTQMLRQIQFGVVDLKLHSEFDPDGPQSIFDVQREVSQTTSVLPMLPEDRFLCSFQHIFAGGYSAGYFSYKWAEVLSADAFSAFEEAGLDDERTVAETGRRFRDTILAQGGSRHPMELFKEFRGREPSPEPLLRHTGLI
- a CDS encoding nucleotide sugar dehydrogenase, whose protein sequence is MTNHLEQAIKDKTAIIGIIGLGYVGLPLIDAFVNTGFKTMGFDVDQKKVDQLQAGQSYIQHIPSNTVTSWLEKKQFEATTDLSRMKEADALLICVPTPLTSSRDPDLTYVEKTTEAIAETLRPGQLVVLESTTYPTTTRDVMLPILNSKSLTVGEDYYLAYSPEREDPGNPDFSAAGIPKVVGGMDENSLRIAVALYEHAVVNVISVTSPEVAEACKILENTYRAVNIAMVNELKTLFDRMGIDVWEVIDAAKTKPFGFQAFYPGPGLGGHCIPIDPFYLSWLARKEGLTTRFIELAGEVNTRMPRYVIDRLAEFLNQQAKPLKGSKICMLGVAYKKDVDDPRESPSFHLMDLLLERGVDFTYNDPHIPKLPKMRHHNVPAMESQELTKEYLGHQDCVLIATDHSAYDYNFIVEHSNMVLDTRNATKDVKQGREKIFKA
- a CDS encoding alpha/beta fold hydrolase — translated: MRQFITVCAGWVLVVATPAVICAQEPGNSSVQKKIEEIQKKVLPINTMGGRQFWGDVQFFQGWKIQQNVLTKHYRLLNSADQRYESGTLEECQKQLEEIKQAQQLKPMQGKAVILIHGIIRSSKSFEKMKRACQKTGRLVVPFDYPSTQRTIPENAKYLEKVINSLEGIEEIELVVHSMGGLVVRSWIAQQTTVDPRIKRMVMLGVPNRGANMADRFRSNLLFKVIFGPAGQQLVTEANSDFITALPTPPFPFGIVAGGRNTLKGYNPLIPGDNDGTVGVSSTRLPGAVDFILLPVLHSFMMNDPVIIEHTLRFMETEKFRESGKAQPISIKEKDTVP